In Eubalaena glacialis isolate mEubGla1 chromosome 3, mEubGla1.1.hap2.+ XY, whole genome shotgun sequence, the following are encoded in one genomic region:
- the POGZ gene encoding pogo transposable element with ZNF domain isoform X3: MADTDLFMECEEEELEPWQKISDVIEDSVVEDYNSVDKTTTAGNSLVQQGGQPLILTQNPTPGLGTMVTQPVLRPVQVMQNANHVTSSPVASQPIFITTQGFPVRNVRPVQNAMNQVGIVLNVQQGQTVRPITLVPAPGTQFVKPTVGVPQVFSQMTPVRPGSTMPVRPTTNTFTTVIPATLTIRSTVPQSQSQQTKSTPSTSTTPTATQPTSLGHLAVQPPGQSNQNPKLAPSFPSPPAVSIASFVTVKRPGVTGENSNEVAKLVNTLNTIPSLGQSPGPMVVSNNSSAHGSQRTSGPESSMKVTSSIPVFDLQDGGRKICPRCNAQFRVTEALRGHMCYCCPEMVEYQKKGKSLDSEPSVPSAAKPPSPEKTTPVASTPSSTPIPALSPPTKVPEPNENVGDAVQTKLIMLVDDFYYGRDGGKVAQLTNFPKVATSFRCPHCTKRLKNNIRFMNHMKHHVELDQQNGEVDGHTICQHCYRQFSTPFQLQCHLENVHSPYESTTKCKICEWAFESEPLFLQHMKDTHKPGEMPYVCQVCQYRSSLYSEVDVHFRMIHEDTRHLLCPYCLKVFKNGNAFQQHYMRHQKRNVYHCNKCRLQFLFAKDKIEHKLQHHKTFRKPKQLEGLKPGTKVTIRASRGQPRTVPVPSSDVPPSTLQEAAPLASSADPLPVFLYPPVQRNVQKRAVRKMSVMGRQTCLECSFEIPDFPNHFPTYVHCSLCRYSTCCSRAYANHMINNHVPRKSPKYLALFKNSVSGIKLACTSCTFVTSVGDAMAKHLVFNPSHRSSSILPRGLTWISHSRHGQTRDRVHDWNLKNLYPPPSFPSIKAATVKSAGATPAEPEELPAPMAQALPSPASTATPPPTPTHPQPLALPPLATEGAECLNVDDQDEGSPVTQEPEPASGGGSSSVIGKKEQLSVKKLRVVLFALCCNTEQAAEHFRNPQRRIRRWLRRFQASQGENLEGKYLSLEAEEKLAEWVLTQREQQLPVNEETLFQKATKIGRSLEGGFKISYEWAVRFMLRHHLTPHARRAVAHTLPKDVAENAGLFIEFVQRQIHNQDLPLSMIVAIDEVSLFLDTEVLSSDDRKENALQTVGTGEPWCDVVLAILADGTVLPTLVFYRGQMDQPANVPDSILLEAKESGYSDDEIMELWSTRVWQKHTACQRSKGMLVMDCHRTHLSEEVLAMLSASSTLPAVVPAGCSSKIQPLDVCIKRTVKNFLHKKWKEQAREMADSACDSDVLLQLVLVWLAEVLGVIGDCPELVQRSFLVASVLPGPDGNINSPTRNADMQEELIASLEEQLKLSGEQSEEASASTPRPRSSPEETVEPESLHQLFEGESETESFYGFEEADLDLMEI; the protein is encoded by the exons CTGGCAATTCTTTGGTCCAACAAGGTGGACAGCCGCTCATCCTAACCCAGAATCCAACCCCAGGTCTGGGTACAATGGTTACTCAACCAGTATTGAGGCCTGTCCAGGTCATGCAGAATGCCAATCATGTGACTAGTTCCCCTGTGGCCTCACAACCAATATTCATCACTACACAG GGATTTCCTGTAAGAAATGTCCGGCCTGTACAAAATGCAATGAATCAGGTTGGGATTGTGCTGAACGTACAGCAAGGCCAAACAGTTAGACCAATTACACTAGTCCCAG CCCCAGGTACCCAGTTTGTTAAGCCGACAGTTGGAGTCCCTCAAGTGTTCTCTCAGATGACCCCTGTGAGGCCAGGCTCCACGATGCCTGTGCGGCCCACCACCAACACCTTCACCACCGTCATCCCAGCCACTCTCACCATTCGAAGCACCGTCCCACAGTCCCAGTCCCAGCAAACCAAGTCCACTCCCAGCACTTCCACCACTCCCACAGCCACACAGCCGACCTCATTGGGGCACCTTGCTGTTCAGCCTCCAGGCCAATCCAACCAGAATCCCAAACTAG ctccctccttcccctctccacCTGCAGTGAGCATTGCCAGCTTTGTCACTGTGAAGCGACCTGGGGTTACAGGTGAAAATAGCAATGAAGTGGCCAAACTGGTGAATACCCTTAACACCATCCCTTCCCTGGGCCAGAGTCCTGGGCCAATGGTGGTATCCAACAACAGCTCTGCACATGGCTCTCAGAGAACCAGCGGGCCTGAGTCTTCAATGAAAG TGACCTCTTCCATCCCAGTGTTTGACCTCCAGGATGGTGGACGGAAGATATGTCCACGGTGTAATGCTCAATTCCGTGTTACTGAAGCTTTGAGAGGTCACATGTGT TACTGTTGCCCAGAAATGGTTGAATACCAGAAGAAAGGAAAGTCTCTGGATTCAGAACCCAGTGTCCCATCAGCAGCAAAGCCCCCATCCCCTGAGAAAACAACTCCTGTTGCTTCCACTCCCTCTTCTACACCTATTCCTGCTCTGTCACCACCTACCAAAGTACCAGAGCCAAATGAGAATGTGGGTGATGCCGTCCAGACCAAGCTCATTATGCTAGTAGATGACTTCTACTATGGACGGGATGGTGGCAAAGTAGCCCAGCTCACAAACTTCCCTAAGGTCGCCACATCTTTCCGATGCCCACATTGTACCAAAAGGCTAAAAAACAACATTCG ATTTATGAACCATATGAAACATCACGTAGAACTTGATCAGCAGAACGGTGAGGTGGATGGTCATACTATCTGCCAGCACTGTTATCGTCAGTTTTCCACTCCCTTCCAGCTCCAGTGCCACTTGGAAAATGTTCATAGTCCCTATGAATCAACTA CCAAGTGCAAGATCTGTGAGTGGGCGTTTGAGAGTGAGCCACTGTTTCTCCAGCATATGAAGGATACTCATAAGCCTGGAGAGATGCCTTATGTTTGCCAG GTGTGTCAGTATCGCTCCTCACTCTACTCTGAGGTAGATGTCCATTTTCGGATGATCCATGAGGATACTCGGCACCTGCTCTGCCCTTATTGCCTGAAGGTCTTCAAAAATGGCAATGCATTCCAACAGCATTACATGAGGCACCAG AAGAGGAAtgtttatcattgcaacaaatgCCGGCTGCAGTTTCTCTTTGCCAAGGACAAAATTGAACACAAGCTTCAGCACCATAAAACCTTCCGTAAACCCAAGCAGCTGGAAGGTTTGAAACCAGGCACCAAG GTGACAATCCGGGCTTCCCGAGGGCAGCCACGCACTGTTCCTGTACCCTCCAGTGATGTCCCTCCCAGCACCTTGCAGGAGGCAGCACCACTGGCCTCCTCAGCGGACCCTCTGCCCGTCTTCCTTTATCCCCCTGTCCAGCGCAACGTCCAGAAGAGAGCTGTTAGGAAAAT GAGTGTCATGGGCCGGCAGACATGTCTGGAGTGCAGCTTTGAGATCCCAGATTTCCCTAATCATTTCCCTACTTACGTTCACTGCTCTCTATGTCGCTATAGTACCTGCTGTTCTCGAGCTTATGCCAACCACATGATCAA CAATCATGTTCCACGGAAGAGCCCCAAGTATTTGGCTTTGTTTAAAAATTCTGTGAG TGGAATCAAGCTGGCCTGCACTTCATGTACCTTTGTTACTTCTGTGGGAGATGCCATGGCTAAGCATTTGGTATTCAACCCCTCTCACAGATCCAGTAGCATCCTGCCACGGG GACTCACTTGGATATCTCACTCAAG GCATGGCCAGACTCGTGACCGGGTGCACGACTGGAACTTGAAGAATTTgtaccctcctccttccttcccctctatTAAAGCTGCCACTGTGAAATCTGCGGGGGCCACCCCAGCTGAGCCTGAAGAGCTACCAGCTCCCATGGCCCAGGCACTCCCGTCACCAGCCTCAACTGCAACCCCACCACCAACCCCCACTCATCCCCAGCCTTTAGCCCTTCCACCCTTGGCTACGGAGGGGGCCGAATGTCTGAATGTCGATGACCAGGATGAAGGGAGCCCAGTCACCCAGGAGCCTGAGCCAGCATCAGGGGGTGGTAGTAGCAGTGTGATTGGCAAGAAGGAGCAGCTTTCTGTGAAGAAGCTCCGAGTGGTACTGTTTGCCCTGTGCTGCAATACGGAACAGGCAGCTGAACACTTCCGAAACCCACAACGACGCATCCGGCGTTGGCTTCGGCGCTTCCAGGCCTCACAGGGGGAGAATCTGGAGGGCAAATATCTGAGCTTAGAGGCAGAAGAGAAACTGGCTGAGTGGGTGCTGACCCAACGAGAGCAACAGCTACCTGTAAATGAGGAGACCTTGTTCCAGAAGGCCACCAAAATAGGACGTTCTTTGGAGGGGGGGTTTAAGATCTCTTATGAGTGGGCTGTGCGTTTCATGCTACGGCACCACCTGACTCCGCACGCTCGGCGAGCTGTGGCCCACACTCTACCTAAGGATGTGGCAGAGAATGCAGGactcttcattgaatttgtacaGCGGCAGATTCACAACCAGGACTTACCCTTGTCTATGATTGTGGCTATTGATGAGGTCTCCTTGTTCCTGGATACGGAGGTACTGAGCAGTGACGACCGAAAGGAGAATGCCCTGCAGACAGTGGGCACAGGGGAGCCTTGGTGTGATGTGGTGCTGGCCATTCTGGCAGATGGCACTGTCCTCCCTACCCTGGTTTTCTACCGAGGACAGATGGATCAGCCTGCTAATGTGCCAGACTCTATCTTGCTAGAGGCGAAGGAGAGTGGCTACAGTGACGATGAGATCATGGAGCTGTGGTCAACCCGAGTGTGGCAGAAGCACACAGCTTGCCAGCGCAGCAAAGGCATGCTTGTGATGGACTGTCATCGCACTCACCTGTCAGAAGAGGTGCTGGCCATGCTTAGTGCCTCTAGCACTTTGCCTGCAGTTGTCCCAGCAGGCTGTAGCTCCAAAATCCAGCCATTAGATGTATGCATCAAACGAACTGTCAAGAACTTCCTGCACAAAAAGTGGAAGGAGCAGGCTCGGGAAATGGCAGATAGTGCATGTGATTCTGATGTCCTGCTTCAACTGGTTCTGGTCTGGCTGGCTGAGGTGCTTGGTGTCATTGGGGACTGTCCAGAGCTAGTTCAGCGGTCCTTCCTTGTGGCCAGCGTTCTGCCTGGCCCTGATGGCAACATTAACTCACCTACAAGAAATGCTGACATGCAGGAGGAGCTAATTGCCTCCCTAGAGGAGCAACTGAAGCTGAGTGGGGAACAGTCTGAGGAGGCCTCAGCTTCCACTCCCCGACCCAGGTCATCTCCTGAAGAGACAGTTGAGCCTGAAAGCCTTCACCAGCTCTTTGAGGGTGAAAGCGAGACCGAGTCCTTCTATGGCTTTGAAGAAGCTGACCTAGATCTGATGGAGATTTAA
- the POGZ gene encoding pogo transposable element with ZNF domain isoform X4, with protein sequence MADTDLFMECEEEELEPWQKISDVIEDSVVEDYNSVDKTTTAGNSLVQQGGQPLILTQNPTPGLGTMVTQPVLRPVQVMQNANHVTSSPVASQPIFITTQGFPVRNVRPVQNAMNQVGIVLNVQQGQTVRPITLVPAPGTQFVKPTVGVPQVFSQMTPVRPGSTMPVRPTTNTFTTVIPATLTIRSTVPQSQSQQTKSTPSTSTTPTATQPTSLGHLAVQPPGQSNQNPKLVSIASFVTVKRPGVTGENSNEVAKLVNTLNTIPSLGQSPGPMVVSNNSSAHGSQRTSGPESSMKVTSSIPVFDLQDGGRKICPRCNAQFRVTEALRGHMCYCCPEMVEYQKKGKSLDSEPSVPSAAKPPSPEKTTPVASTPSSTPIPALSPPTKVPEPNENVGDAVQTKLIMLVDDFYYGRDGGKVAQLTNFPKVATSFRCPHCTKRLKNNIRFMNHMKHHVELDQQNGEVDGHTICQHCYRQFSTPFQLQCHLENVHSPYESTTKCKICEWAFESEPLFLQHMKDTHKPGEMPYVCQVCQYRSSLYSEVDVHFRMIHEDTRHLLCPYCLKVFKNGNAFQQHYMRHQKRNVYHCNKCRLQFLFAKDKIEHKLQHHKTFRKPKQLEGLKPGTKVTIRASRGQPRTVPVPSSDVPPSTLQEAAPLASSADPLPVFLYPPVQRNVQKRAVRKMSVMGRQTCLECSFEIPDFPNHFPTYVHCSLCRYSTCCSRAYANHMINNHVPRKSPKYLALFKNSVSGIKLACTSCTFVTSVGDAMAKHLVFNPSHRSSSILPRGLTWISHSRHGQTRDRVHDWNLKNLYPPPSFPSIKAATVKSAGATPAEPEELPAPMAQALPSPASTATPPPTPTHPQPLALPPLATEGAECLNVDDQDEGSPVTQEPEPASGGGSSSVIGKKEQLSVKKLRVVLFALCCNTEQAAEHFRNPQRRIRRWLRRFQASQGENLEGKYLSLEAEEKLAEWVLTQREQQLPVNEETLFQKATKIGRSLEGGFKISYEWAVRFMLRHHLTPHARRAVAHTLPKDVAENAGLFIEFVQRQIHNQDLPLSMIVAIDEVSLFLDTEVLSSDDRKENALQTVGTGEPWCDVVLAILADGTVLPTLVFYRGQMDQPANVPDSILLEAKESGYSDDEIMELWSTRVWQKHTACQRSKGMLVMDCHRTHLSEEVLAMLSASSTLPAVVPAGCSSKIQPLDVCIKRTVKNFLHKKWKEQAREMADSACDSDVLLQLVLVWLAEVLGVIGDCPELVQRSFLVASVLPGPDGNINSPTRNADMQEELIASLEEQLKLSGEQSEEASASTPRPRSSPEETVEPESLHQLFEGESETESFYGFEEADLDLMEI encoded by the exons CTGGCAATTCTTTGGTCCAACAAGGTGGACAGCCGCTCATCCTAACCCAGAATCCAACCCCAGGTCTGGGTACAATGGTTACTCAACCAGTATTGAGGCCTGTCCAGGTCATGCAGAATGCCAATCATGTGACTAGTTCCCCTGTGGCCTCACAACCAATATTCATCACTACACAG GGATTTCCTGTAAGAAATGTCCGGCCTGTACAAAATGCAATGAATCAGGTTGGGATTGTGCTGAACGTACAGCAAGGCCAAACAGTTAGACCAATTACACTAGTCCCAG CCCCAGGTACCCAGTTTGTTAAGCCGACAGTTGGAGTCCCTCAAGTGTTCTCTCAGATGACCCCTGTGAGGCCAGGCTCCACGATGCCTGTGCGGCCCACCACCAACACCTTCACCACCGTCATCCCAGCCACTCTCACCATTCGAAGCACCGTCCCACAGTCCCAGTCCCAGCAAACCAAGTCCACTCCCAGCACTTCCACCACTCCCACAGCCACACAGCCGACCTCATTGGGGCACCTTGCTGTTCAGCCTCCAGGCCAATCCAACCAGAATCCCAAACTAG TGAGCATTGCCAGCTTTGTCACTGTGAAGCGACCTGGGGTTACAGGTGAAAATAGCAATGAAGTGGCCAAACTGGTGAATACCCTTAACACCATCCCTTCCCTGGGCCAGAGTCCTGGGCCAATGGTGGTATCCAACAACAGCTCTGCACATGGCTCTCAGAGAACCAGCGGGCCTGAGTCTTCAATGAAAG TGACCTCTTCCATCCCAGTGTTTGACCTCCAGGATGGTGGACGGAAGATATGTCCACGGTGTAATGCTCAATTCCGTGTTACTGAAGCTTTGAGAGGTCACATGTGT TACTGTTGCCCAGAAATGGTTGAATACCAGAAGAAAGGAAAGTCTCTGGATTCAGAACCCAGTGTCCCATCAGCAGCAAAGCCCCCATCCCCTGAGAAAACAACTCCTGTTGCTTCCACTCCCTCTTCTACACCTATTCCTGCTCTGTCACCACCTACCAAAGTACCAGAGCCAAATGAGAATGTGGGTGATGCCGTCCAGACCAAGCTCATTATGCTAGTAGATGACTTCTACTATGGACGGGATGGTGGCAAAGTAGCCCAGCTCACAAACTTCCCTAAGGTCGCCACATCTTTCCGATGCCCACATTGTACCAAAAGGCTAAAAAACAACATTCG ATTTATGAACCATATGAAACATCACGTAGAACTTGATCAGCAGAACGGTGAGGTGGATGGTCATACTATCTGCCAGCACTGTTATCGTCAGTTTTCCACTCCCTTCCAGCTCCAGTGCCACTTGGAAAATGTTCATAGTCCCTATGAATCAACTA CCAAGTGCAAGATCTGTGAGTGGGCGTTTGAGAGTGAGCCACTGTTTCTCCAGCATATGAAGGATACTCATAAGCCTGGAGAGATGCCTTATGTTTGCCAG GTGTGTCAGTATCGCTCCTCACTCTACTCTGAGGTAGATGTCCATTTTCGGATGATCCATGAGGATACTCGGCACCTGCTCTGCCCTTATTGCCTGAAGGTCTTCAAAAATGGCAATGCATTCCAACAGCATTACATGAGGCACCAG AAGAGGAAtgtttatcattgcaacaaatgCCGGCTGCAGTTTCTCTTTGCCAAGGACAAAATTGAACACAAGCTTCAGCACCATAAAACCTTCCGTAAACCCAAGCAGCTGGAAGGTTTGAAACCAGGCACCAAG GTGACAATCCGGGCTTCCCGAGGGCAGCCACGCACTGTTCCTGTACCCTCCAGTGATGTCCCTCCCAGCACCTTGCAGGAGGCAGCACCACTGGCCTCCTCAGCGGACCCTCTGCCCGTCTTCCTTTATCCCCCTGTCCAGCGCAACGTCCAGAAGAGAGCTGTTAGGAAAAT GAGTGTCATGGGCCGGCAGACATGTCTGGAGTGCAGCTTTGAGATCCCAGATTTCCCTAATCATTTCCCTACTTACGTTCACTGCTCTCTATGTCGCTATAGTACCTGCTGTTCTCGAGCTTATGCCAACCACATGATCAA CAATCATGTTCCACGGAAGAGCCCCAAGTATTTGGCTTTGTTTAAAAATTCTGTGAG TGGAATCAAGCTGGCCTGCACTTCATGTACCTTTGTTACTTCTGTGGGAGATGCCATGGCTAAGCATTTGGTATTCAACCCCTCTCACAGATCCAGTAGCATCCTGCCACGGG GACTCACTTGGATATCTCACTCAAG GCATGGCCAGACTCGTGACCGGGTGCACGACTGGAACTTGAAGAATTTgtaccctcctccttccttcccctctatTAAAGCTGCCACTGTGAAATCTGCGGGGGCCACCCCAGCTGAGCCTGAAGAGCTACCAGCTCCCATGGCCCAGGCACTCCCGTCACCAGCCTCAACTGCAACCCCACCACCAACCCCCACTCATCCCCAGCCTTTAGCCCTTCCACCCTTGGCTACGGAGGGGGCCGAATGTCTGAATGTCGATGACCAGGATGAAGGGAGCCCAGTCACCCAGGAGCCTGAGCCAGCATCAGGGGGTGGTAGTAGCAGTGTGATTGGCAAGAAGGAGCAGCTTTCTGTGAAGAAGCTCCGAGTGGTACTGTTTGCCCTGTGCTGCAATACGGAACAGGCAGCTGAACACTTCCGAAACCCACAACGACGCATCCGGCGTTGGCTTCGGCGCTTCCAGGCCTCACAGGGGGAGAATCTGGAGGGCAAATATCTGAGCTTAGAGGCAGAAGAGAAACTGGCTGAGTGGGTGCTGACCCAACGAGAGCAACAGCTACCTGTAAATGAGGAGACCTTGTTCCAGAAGGCCACCAAAATAGGACGTTCTTTGGAGGGGGGGTTTAAGATCTCTTATGAGTGGGCTGTGCGTTTCATGCTACGGCACCACCTGACTCCGCACGCTCGGCGAGCTGTGGCCCACACTCTACCTAAGGATGTGGCAGAGAATGCAGGactcttcattgaatttgtacaGCGGCAGATTCACAACCAGGACTTACCCTTGTCTATGATTGTGGCTATTGATGAGGTCTCCTTGTTCCTGGATACGGAGGTACTGAGCAGTGACGACCGAAAGGAGAATGCCCTGCAGACAGTGGGCACAGGGGAGCCTTGGTGTGATGTGGTGCTGGCCATTCTGGCAGATGGCACTGTCCTCCCTACCCTGGTTTTCTACCGAGGACAGATGGATCAGCCTGCTAATGTGCCAGACTCTATCTTGCTAGAGGCGAAGGAGAGTGGCTACAGTGACGATGAGATCATGGAGCTGTGGTCAACCCGAGTGTGGCAGAAGCACACAGCTTGCCAGCGCAGCAAAGGCATGCTTGTGATGGACTGTCATCGCACTCACCTGTCAGAAGAGGTGCTGGCCATGCTTAGTGCCTCTAGCACTTTGCCTGCAGTTGTCCCAGCAGGCTGTAGCTCCAAAATCCAGCCATTAGATGTATGCATCAAACGAACTGTCAAGAACTTCCTGCACAAAAAGTGGAAGGAGCAGGCTCGGGAAATGGCAGATAGTGCATGTGATTCTGATGTCCTGCTTCAACTGGTTCTGGTCTGGCTGGCTGAGGTGCTTGGTGTCATTGGGGACTGTCCAGAGCTAGTTCAGCGGTCCTTCCTTGTGGCCAGCGTTCTGCCTGGCCCTGATGGCAACATTAACTCACCTACAAGAAATGCTGACATGCAGGAGGAGCTAATTGCCTCCCTAGAGGAGCAACTGAAGCTGAGTGGGGAACAGTCTGAGGAGGCCTCAGCTTCCACTCCCCGACCCAGGTCATCTCCTGAAGAGACAGTTGAGCCTGAAAGCCTTCACCAGCTCTTTGAGGGTGAAAGCGAGACCGAGTCCTTCTATGGCTTTGAAGAAGCTGACCTAGATCTGATGGAGATTTAA